The proteins below come from a single Chitinophaga pinensis DSM 2588 genomic window:
- the tssR gene encoding type VI secretion system protein TssR domain-containing protein, translating to MKHIFSLFILLSQAVWVSAQITLPFHQKVKPLPDAFVKPAEDTRLSTQKPKTAAPWVVFSDRDDNYTTTTPGGSLVMKKLTFMEAFYVTAEKGGYVKLVKYNTGLLNGRKINNRKSAVSYGWISRWKLLMWNRSWSDTKTGFPAKAITVISDKMPLTAAQTYYDRTDSAFVYSSPELKKAVAKVRLHQISYIYKRSEDGRKYLIGNETQLVADSADKVICGWIAADALHNWGDRLYISPAVPANESLVDSASLILHQEHADPLLREEDFILKSAPVLNNTAAGYKVGKTVDVYDKSHNTLITIDGSALQYNDYLDLRKHIHQLNVVFVIDASSAMKKYYPGLTNTIQSLENVFGEYDKQHELSFGAVVYRDNQNCVARGIETTGGIYPDYRKLMAFLGTQAEKTAQCNNNVTAEPMYDGVRAALELFKSHHNETNLIMLIGSVGDSAEHFQQLSEQLGKQNVRLLTMQMYSDYNEWYNNFVLNAKKLVSESAVYASEVKKKFLINGEGLDERHAYNISQQDSVSYFLDYPENSLIQGGVVFPTKGEVNSKKYITEATKRFLRETDYDIRTQINSLDSAFRLRGVANANLSETVKGQLPPPVGEDVADRMPHNGFKYFMTSDVPANVVAANPGLLQYTLVLNAAEYKQMNDIIAFMAGQNLAPDQASFRKKLVTNYISIPRHLLDLDLSKNDIRSMSLTAYFKTVTGFPLHQMSFDRFTVGDLKKDSRMPKADFENYIRFLIRSGEQIKIATQVGQQFISNGKIYYYITRDNFSADTTK from the coding sequence ATGAAGCACATATTTTCTCTTTTTATACTGCTTAGCCAGGCGGTCTGGGTAAGTGCGCAGATAACGCTGCCCTTTCATCAGAAGGTAAAGCCTTTGCCAGACGCTTTTGTGAAGCCAGCCGAAGACACAAGACTCAGTACACAAAAACCTAAGACAGCAGCGCCATGGGTGGTGTTTTCTGACAGAGATGATAACTACACCACCACGACACCCGGTGGAAGTCTGGTCATGAAGAAACTGACCTTTATGGAAGCTTTCTATGTAACAGCGGAAAAAGGCGGTTATGTGAAACTGGTAAAATATAATACCGGCTTACTAAACGGCAGAAAGATCAATAATAGGAAAAGCGCTGTCAGCTATGGATGGATCTCCCGTTGGAAACTGCTGATGTGGAACAGGTCCTGGTCAGATACGAAGACCGGCTTTCCGGCGAAAGCCATCACCGTGATCAGTGACAAGATGCCGTTGACAGCTGCACAGACCTATTATGACCGTACGGATTCTGCTTTTGTGTATAGTTCTCCGGAACTGAAAAAGGCAGTTGCAAAGGTCAGATTACATCAGATCAGTTATATCTACAAACGCTCGGAAGATGGCAGGAAATACCTGATCGGTAATGAAACGCAGCTGGTCGCGGATAGTGCAGATAAGGTGATCTGTGGATGGATCGCGGCGGATGCCCTGCACAACTGGGGTGACAGATTATATATATCACCTGCTGTTCCTGCGAATGAATCACTGGTGGACTCAGCTTCGCTTATTTTGCACCAGGAACATGCAGACCCTTTACTGCGCGAAGAGGATTTTATCCTGAAAAGCGCACCGGTACTGAATAATACAGCTGCAGGATATAAGGTAGGTAAAACAGTCGATGTATATGATAAATCACACAATACACTGATTACGATCGATGGTTCTGCCTTGCAATACAATGATTATCTCGATCTGCGGAAACATATCCATCAGCTGAACGTCGTGTTTGTGATCGATGCCAGCAGCGCCATGAAGAAATACTATCCCGGATTGACCAACACGATCCAGTCACTGGAGAATGTTTTCGGTGAATATGATAAACAGCATGAGTTAAGCTTTGGCGCGGTGGTATACAGAGATAATCAGAACTGTGTGGCAAGAGGTATCGAAACTACCGGAGGCATCTATCCGGATTACCGTAAACTGATGGCCTTTCTGGGTACACAGGCAGAGAAAACCGCCCAATGTAATAACAATGTGACTGCTGAACCCATGTATGATGGTGTACGTGCAGCGCTTGAGCTGTTTAAGTCCCATCATAATGAAACCAATCTCATTATGCTGATCGGTAGCGTAGGGGATTCTGCAGAACATTTTCAGCAGCTCAGCGAACAACTTGGGAAGCAGAACGTTCGCCTGCTGACAATGCAGATGTACAGTGATTACAATGAATGGTATAACAATTTCGTGCTGAACGCAAAGAAACTGGTATCCGAATCGGCGGTCTATGCATCCGAAGTAAAAAAGAAATTCCTCATCAATGGCGAAGGACTGGATGAACGTCATGCCTACAATATCAGTCAGCAGGATTCTGTGTCCTATTTCCTGGATTATCCGGAGAATAGTCTGATACAGGGTGGTGTGGTATTCCCGACAAAAGGGGAAGTGAACTCCAAGAAGTATATCACAGAAGCTACCAAAAGATTCCTGCGTGAGACGGACTACGATATCCGCACACAGATCAATTCTTTGGATAGTGCCTTCCGGCTGCGTGGCGTTGCAAATGCCAATCTTTCTGAAACAGTAAAGGGACAGTTGCCACCTCCTGTAGGAGAAGACGTTGCCGACAGAATGCCACACAACGGGTTCAAATATTTTATGACAAGTGATGTTCCTGCGAATGTGGTGGCTGCCAATCCCGGACTACTGCAATACACCCTGGTGCTGAATGCAGCAGAGTACAAACAGATGAACGACATCATTGCCTTTATGGCGGGGCAGAACCTGGCGCCTGATCAGGCCTCTTTCAGAAAGAAACTGGTGACTAACTATATCAGCATCCCACGTCATCTGTTAGACCTCGATCTGTCGAAGAATGACATCCGGTCTATGTCGCTGACGGCCTACTTTAAAACGGTGACAGGCTTCCCATTACATCAGATGTCCTTCGACCGCTTTACAGTAGGTGATTTGAAAAAGGATAGCCGGATGCCCAAAGCTGATTTTGAAAATTATATCCGCTTCCTGATCCGTTCTGGAGAGCAGATCAAGATTGCCACACAGGTAGGACAGCAGTTCATCTCCAACGGGAAGATCTACTACTACATCACAAGAGACAATTTCAGTGCTGACACCACAAAGTAA
- a CDS encoding ATP-dependent Clp protease ATP-binding subunit encodes MNISNSNESVKIAIRIAQSLAKEYHNGEITPAHLLKALMHKEVSLYSFLTAINKDAAYIAEWAEVRIEALEKTAQVTDEVKGSAAIASVFEEADHIRLKIGADLINPVCVLAALCKPTVGFTVEQLKSFPLKEREVLDGFMRDEEIRQVVAPATQQGEKAVINTTGALYKYCIDRLTPAREGKTDPIIGRDRELRMMMEILCRRTKPNVIITGDAGVGKTALVDGFATDIVAGEVPEQLKRTQLFELDLGALIAGASYKGETEDRLKNILKEIRQFDKAVLFIDEIHTLLDSKGPLGAGIGNLLKPELARGEITVIGATTLEEYRKYIEPEQAFNRRFEVLQIGEPTEAAAIRMLEKLSERYATHHQLQIRPAALADCVHLAKRYMKDRRLPDAAFDLLDRTLAAIKLMNDTSAKVLVELQQALQALQTTETPPSLSDYQWLYTQLQDKVSPVLLGQLQDETAVAGFETNAQYQEYLDRTLTALQQRATIPVQEVSGQEIAAIVSYKTGIPLGKIQAQEREKLLNMVPFLKNRVVGQDHALRVVADAILESRSGLNKKGQPIGSFFLLGPTGTGKTELAKSIAEFLFNDEKAMIRFDMSEFKEEHSAALLYGAPPGYVGYEEGGLLVNKIRQQPYTVLLFDEIEKAHPSVFDTFLQILDEGHMHDRLGKEGDFSNSLILFTSNIGSEQISAQMNRGEIPASQQLLEIMSPYFRPEFLARLSEIVPFAPISEQNVVRIFEMQLNSLTQALHQQGIRLQVEAEAARMLALGGFNPKYGARQLSGVIRNELRRPISRFIIAGDVKKGQEISVGRHTDEEKLEWRIQ; translated from the coding sequence ATGAACATTTCGAATAGTAATGAATCAGTGAAGATTGCCATCCGGATCGCACAATCCCTGGCAAAGGAATATCATAACGGTGAAATTACACCTGCGCATCTGCTGAAGGCACTGATGCATAAGGAAGTAAGCCTTTACAGCTTTCTGACAGCCATCAATAAAGATGCGGCATATATCGCAGAGTGGGCGGAAGTGAGGATAGAAGCATTGGAGAAGACCGCACAGGTGACGGATGAAGTGAAAGGCAGTGCAGCAATCGCCAGCGTCTTTGAAGAGGCAGATCATATCAGACTGAAGATAGGTGCTGATCTCATCAATCCGGTGTGTGTACTGGCTGCGCTTTGTAAACCGACCGTTGGATTCACCGTAGAGCAATTGAAGTCTTTTCCCCTGAAAGAACGGGAAGTACTGGATGGTTTTATGCGGGATGAAGAGATCAGACAGGTGGTTGCGCCAGCTACCCAGCAGGGTGAGAAGGCAGTTATTAATACTACTGGCGCCTTGTACAAGTATTGTATTGACCGTCTGACGCCGGCACGTGAAGGCAAAACAGATCCTATTATCGGAAGAGACAGGGAACTGCGGATGATGATGGAAATACTGTGCCGCCGTACGAAGCCGAATGTCATCATTACCGGTGATGCAGGCGTTGGTAAGACAGCGCTGGTAGACGGATTTGCTACAGATATAGTGGCCGGTGAAGTACCGGAACAACTGAAGCGTACACAACTCTTCGAACTGGACCTGGGCGCACTGATAGCAGGTGCTTCCTATAAGGGGGAAACAGAAGACCGCCTCAAGAACATCCTGAAAGAGATCAGACAGTTTGACAAAGCCGTACTCTTCATCGATGAAATACATACCCTGCTGGATAGTAAAGGTCCGCTGGGAGCAGGAATCGGTAATCTCCTGAAGCCAGAACTGGCCAGGGGAGAGATCACCGTGATCGGCGCTACTACCCTGGAAGAGTACCGCAAATATATTGAACCGGAACAGGCGTTCAACAGAAGATTTGAAGTATTGCAGATAGGAGAACCGACTGAAGCGGCCGCTATCCGTATGCTGGAAAAACTGAGCGAACGGTATGCCACCCATCACCAATTGCAGATACGGCCTGCTGCTTTAGCCGACTGTGTACACCTGGCTAAACGATACATGAAAGACCGGCGCTTACCAGATGCAGCTTTTGATCTGCTGGACCGTACACTGGCTGCCATTAAACTCATGAACGATACCAGTGCCAAAGTATTAGTGGAACTGCAACAGGCTTTACAGGCATTACAGACAACGGAAACACCCCCATCACTCAGCGATTATCAGTGGTTGTATACACAATTGCAGGACAAGGTAAGTCCGGTGTTGCTGGGACAGTTACAGGACGAAACCGCTGTCGCTGGTTTTGAGACGAACGCACAATACCAGGAATACCTGGACAGGACACTCACGGCTTTACAGCAACGCGCGACTATACCGGTACAGGAAGTCAGCGGACAGGAAATAGCGGCTATCGTCTCTTATAAGACTGGTATTCCGCTGGGTAAGATCCAGGCGCAGGAAAGGGAAAAACTGCTGAATATGGTGCCTTTCCTGAAGAATAGGGTGGTAGGACAGGACCATGCACTCAGGGTGGTGGCAGATGCCATTCTGGAATCCAGGAGCGGACTGAATAAAAAAGGACAGCCTATCGGTTCTTTCTTCCTGCTGGGACCTACCGGTACAGGTAAGACAGAACTGGCTAAATCCATCGCGGAGTTCCTGTTCAACGATGAAAAAGCCATGATCCGTTTTGATATGTCCGAATTCAAGGAAGAGCATTCCGCTGCACTGTTGTATGGCGCTCCTCCGGGATATGTCGGTTACGAAGAAGGCGGATTGCTGGTGAACAAGATCAGACAACAGCCATACACCGTCCTGCTGTTTGACGAGATCGAAAAGGCACATCCATCTGTATTTGACACGTTTCTGCAGATCCTCGATGAAGGACATATGCATGATCGTCTCGGGAAAGAAGGCGACTTCTCCAATAGCCTGATCCTGTTTACTTCGAATATCGGCAGCGAGCAGATATCGGCACAGATGAACCGGGGAGAGATCCCTGCCTCACAGCAACTGCTGGAAATCATGTCTCCTTATTTCCGTCCGGAGTTCCTGGCTCGTTTGTCAGAGATCGTCCCCTTTGCACCGATCAGCGAGCAGAATGTGGTCCGCATTTTCGAAATGCAGTTGAATAGTCTGACACAGGCTTTACACCAGCAAGGTATCCGTCTGCAGGTAGAAGCGGAAGCAGCCCGTATGCTGGCATTGGGTGGGTTTAATCCGAAATACGGCGCCAGACAGTTATCGGGTGTTATCCGGAATGAACTGCGCAGACCTATCTCAAGATTTATCATCGCCGGAGATGTAAAGAAAGGACAGGAGATAAGTGTCGGCAGACATACCGATGAAGAGAAACTGGAATGGCGCATACAATAA
- a CDS encoding PKD domain-containing protein, which translates to MFDPIIDDAKSVNSNSRRSIFIYVIIVILALTAFIFLFKNVFADKRTSDASILKNELYMNEELVYADNTSGAKNWRWEFGDGTSSNTQSGTYHYGKAGSYIVRLTIDGDMKVQFPVTVKDTVIAQTDTTLIINGPTSGVVNEEVRLEAEGKGTQFEWSFGETGRVDVNGRTALYTFRKPGTYMVRLISDKSHPVTHIMYITDPSLDTVLVVPGEGERKIIDDIRARLQAIADGEDFNSNYYYLINKYLCGNEKITVAIEQDSNKKSSDFYTYCMGLTFGGEISVDQAQLTISPKASCATLLNIKQHSARTANK; encoded by the coding sequence ATGTTCGACCCAATCATCGACGATGCAAAGTCAGTGAACAGTAACTCGAGACGATCCATCTTTATCTATGTCATTATTGTTATCCTGGCGCTGACAGCATTCATCTTTCTGTTTAAGAACGTCTTTGCAGATAAACGCACGAGTGACGCCAGCATCCTGAAAAATGAGCTGTATATGAACGAAGAACTGGTCTATGCGGATAATACCAGCGGCGCAAAAAACTGGCGCTGGGAATTCGGGGACGGTACCAGTTCAAATACACAGAGTGGTACTTATCACTACGGAAAGGCAGGCTCTTATATCGTGCGTCTCACCATAGATGGGGATATGAAGGTACAGTTTCCCGTAACAGTGAAAGATACCGTGATCGCACAGACAGATACGACACTCATCATCAACGGACCCACTTCCGGCGTAGTCAATGAAGAAGTACGTCTGGAAGCAGAAGGGAAAGGAACACAGTTTGAATGGTCTTTCGGAGAGACGGGAAGGGTAGATGTAAACGGCCGTACTGCGCTGTATACCTTCCGGAAACCGGGTACCTATATGGTAAGACTGATCAGTGATAAGAGTCATCCTGTCACCCATATCATGTATATCACTGATCCGAGTTTAGATACGGTACTGGTGGTGCCCGGAGAAGGGGAGCGCAAGATCATTGACGATATTCGTGCACGTCTGCAGGCCATTGCTGATGGAGAAGACTTTAACAGTAATTACTACTACCTCATCAATAAATATCTGTGCGGCAATGAAAAGATCACAGTTGCTATTGAACAGGATAGCAACAAAAAAAGCAGTGACTTCTATACTTACTGTATGGGACTCACATTCGGTGGAGAAATTTCTGTCGATCAGGCACAGTTAACCATTAGTCCGAAAGCATCCTGCGCCACATTGTTAAACATTAAACAACACTCCGCCCGCACAGCGAATAAATAA